The genome window TTTGAAAGGCTAAAgattctaaaaacataaaaaaataaaccaaacGCTATTTGTCTGCAATTCACCTAAAACCGTTTTATCTTAATTACAAAACGTCCTGTGAATTGTGGGCATACAAAAGACTGCAACATAATGTCATAATtgataatttgaaataaaaataatgatCATGTAAAAGCCCAAACCATTATTATCCCAGCTTCacctcccagaccctgcgtaaagcgggagccttgtgcactgggtacgaccttttttttttttttttaaactgttGCTCAGCAATTTACCTGCTGCAACGGACAACAGTGTGTATGCCTGAATtccttaaagtgcttcctgagATATTCTTGCAGCTTAGGAACATCCTGTCTCCGGAAAATGTCCCACAAAGCACCTCCCTCAGCTTCAATTGACCCTTCCAACTTATTCACACTGTTTCGCAAATCCTCACaattttcaccattttcatcatgATCTATTTTTTCCTCCACACTCTGAGACCACTTTGAAATATCTCCATCATGCCGAACAGTTGGTTCGTCGGACTCCTGAACTGATGTACCACTATCTGGATTGTTACTCTCCACACAGTCAACCCGAGTCTGACAATTCCCAAAAAGTTCCCTTTGGTCTTGCTCAAAATGTTTTTTCTTCAACTCTTCTATAGTGGCAAGCTGCTTAGGATTAAGAGTCACTTCAGTGGTATGTGTCAAAACATTGACCTGAAACAGATAATTAGTGGGAAAAATATGATTAAAACTATATGGTAAACAAAAGTTAAAGACATGAGTCTGCTAAAAGTTGGATCCAAAAAATTCAACAATGACTCaaactagaaaaagaaaagcaaaagtatcaaaGATCCAAAAATTGAACTATGACAAACAAATGAAGCACAGTAGTAGAATCCAAGATAAGGAAACATACTGCATCCGACATATCACAATGAAGCTTCGTTACAGAATCTCCACGTCCAAGCTCCTGTGCAACACCATAAGCTATATATGTCTTAGGCCCCATGTCTGGCTTTACATATTTATCAGGCAATTTGGTAGCAATGTTCAAATAACCGTTTCTAGGATGAGTATAGTCCTTGAATGGCAAACAATTTATAAACTCAGCACCATGACGAGGAAGGCGCTTCTCAAATAAAGTAGACGGCGGCCAATCTTTCAGTTTCAGAATCTGGGGCCACTTTTTCCAGTCAAACCGACCTTGCGAATACCCAGTAAAAAATTGGTGTATATTGATATCCGCCTGCATTCCATCACAAGTTCATAACACTTATCAAACTCAAATCAATAACCATAAAACATTTCAGTTTTTTTAACAGAGTAATGGCAATAATTGTGGACAAAAAGTGGAGAAAACTAATGAGCAACAAACAATGTGAAAACCCTTTTGGCTCTTAAAAAGAAACAGTTTAAGAAGGCTCAATAAACCAGTGGCAATGAATATTCCCTTTAACATCAATCTGAGGAAGGTTTGTGATTCTAACAACTTGCAAAAACAGGGTTTTTacctttaaaatatatattatatttctcCACAGCTAAATTAACAAATTCCtctgtttaaaatgaaatggagGAAGAAAATTCACTCAACTCCTACATTCGATGACACTTGAAACTCAATAAAGAATATGACTCCAGATTCGAGGTCAACTTTACGAGATGGCAATCAGTTGAATCACTACATTTAAAAAGTAACAGCACACCAGGCACCGTTTTAAAAACTGATTAAGGAGATCTGAATGGAAGTTTTTCCGAAGAATTATAACTAAAGGAACACATTTAGATCCCCTGCCCTATTGTTTAGTTAATTAGCCTTTTCATTTAGAGCAATTTCAGATGACATTTATTTCATACATGGTTTGTTTTGCTGAGTAGATAAGTTTATAAATGAGTTGTTTCACATTAAATTCATTTGAGAAGAGAACAAGATTTTCTAAGAGCATGCTAGAATGGTGTTCATAATTTTCAAACCATCTGACCAATACTATTTCCTGTTCAGAATgtataaaaggtcgtacccagtgcacaaggctcccgctttacgcagggtctgggagaggtgaatgtcggctagccttacccccatttatggagaggctgctcccaagtctcgaacccgagacctgtTCAGAATGtataagaaacaaaaaatacTTGAAAGTTGAAACTCATGAACCATAGGCAACGCAATACGTATTCTAAGAAATTGTGGTAGACTTTAGACCCTTGACCAGTAAGATGTCTATCCTTGCTTGTTCAGGCAGGAAGGAAGTAACGAAAAAATCCCCATAAAATTTATACTTTTAAAGTCAGAGAACAACTAACCTCACACCAATCCAAGCAGTCGATAGTCTTGACATCCAAATGTTGACCATGCTTTATATGTTGCATTTGACGACAAGCCCGCCACATGACGAATGGCTCCCAGCTTAAGCCTAATGTAGTTTCGAGCACATTGCTCACAATTACAGGCTCACCCTTAACCCAATGGCACTGGAAATGCTTCAGATCCTCATGCTGGATATCTACAGCCCTTGGACAGTACAAGTAGTTATCATCCGAAGCATCTCTAGAAGCCGCTTTCCTTATTTTAGTGCTTGAGTTAACATCATCAACAGATTTGAGACATGAACACATCCCTGCACCAGTTTCACTTGCATTCATAAGTTTGTAAGTTTTGTCTATCTCTTCTGCTTTCTTTACCAACTCCATGAGGTGATTTTCGGGAAACAAGCATCTCAATTCTAATATACCATCACCACAACCACCCATGTCCTTCGGAGGACAAGAAATACTtccattgtcatttggtttccACTCAAATGTTGATCTAACAGAAGACTTGGGGCTAGCTTCCAAAGGCAGTTTCACTTTTACCTCCTCCCCATGCAAATAGTCTAGGCCTCGACTCACATATTCCATAATCATTTCTTCCCCACCTCCCTGCAAGCGTCCATCTCGAATCTCCCCACAACAGATAAGGCAGAGGTCATATGAACATCCAGGACAGCTTCTGTGAAAGTCAAAGATAGAAGTTTTGCAGTTGTTGctgacaaagaaaaaataaacaacaaagttaCTATCAAATGAGCAAAAAAACTACAGAATATATGCAACACGGTAATATGTTCCTGGTAAAGGTTCTACCAAAACACACGCTCATCAGGATCTACATCTGACTTTTTTGTCTTTAGCTCCAAAGGGGATATCCCTGTCCCAAAGAACAtccaaaatcaaattaaaacaataataaaagtTCCATTAATATTGTGTGGTAGGTCTCAGATGGGATGAGTGAGACAGTGATTACTTCTAATCTCAGGCATCAATGAGAAACAATCCCAGCCAAGGACAGCAATAACATCCAATATCCCTGATTTCATAAATGATCGCAACCTATTGAGAGTAATAAGTCTCTCTTTTGAATGTGTGGCAATATTATCTGCAGCATACCTCTTGGCCCAATAAAAGATACAACATCTGTATTCATGTGAGCTCATCTTCTAACCCGccccgccccccccccccccgcgcctcccccaacaaaaaaagaaaaagaaaaaacacacacgcacacaacagATTGTATTCATGTATGCACACATATTTTAACAACTACAATGTAAGTTTAAACTGTTCGATTAAGTACACCTTGCCTCAAAATCATAACAAAAGATGATTAGAAACAAGAGTTATTCCTCTAATGAGTTACCAGAAAGAAAATACCTTGTCTTGTAGCCTCGATCTCCATCTCCGTCACTTGTTCAGCATTAAGTCTTTTCAAAAATGGAAGCAAAGTATGGATCAAATACTTAGAGTGCTCAACTTTCTCCTCCTTGGTAACTTCAAATTCAGGGTAAACATCCTGcattaaaaaccaaaacattttataaaaacttCACTTGTGTATGAAATGAAACAGATCAACTGAAAAAAGCCAAAGTTCAGGAGCTTTGCACAAGGAGAGGAAGCTCACCTTCTCAGACTGATAATCTAAGCGCAAGCATGCTTTGCAATTGCAATTTTTTCGGCATACTGGACAAGATTCAGCAATGGCATCCTCTGATGTATAAGGGTacctataaatacaaaaatacaataaatactaaataaaaaataaaaaattaatgcaACGAGAAAGTTGGCATTTCAGTCCAAAATAATTGGAGATTTACAACCAGACATACCCGTAAACCTCTAATTCCAGATCCAATCCAAATGCACCCCAGGTTTCATCCATTAAAATACgattttaaaacccttgttaaCAAATCTTTATGTTTGTTACAGAATAGTCTATTCTGAAACTCGCCTTATATAACTATTATTTTTGCAATGAACACATTATTCCATCACCAATCAATTAAGATGTAAACTATAACCCCTTTGTCCTTTTGAAACCAAATCAAACATCATTTACTGGATTCTACTCATACAAACTCACTCCAAAAGAGGGTGGTTAGTCCAACAAAACGAACTCAAACAACCCAGCACCTTTAGTAAATCAGAATAATACAAATATAGAGCAGATAAATGCATACCAGTTCTGTATGCAAGGAATACAAAATCGCTTCCTCTTACACTCTTTGCAGCGAACTACCCGGCCTTTGTCATTCCTCTGACATTGATGGCACATCAACGAAACCTCCTCAACAAACTGTTAAAATCCATAACGACAATCATTATAAATCACAACAGTGACAACAAATGACATAAACATAGAATGTGCAGATTTCTTACTTTCTTGGACTGCTTATttacttttctttcttcctGGTTCGGAGGATCCTTGACGCCCCTAATTGAATAATCTGCTCTCTTGCTTCTTCGCAAACCTTCTTTCTCCACATCGGTGTCATCAGAATGCCCaacttgttcatcttcttcgtcCTCCCTACCCCCATTATCACGTTTTTTAGGGGCCCTATTTCCATTGTCTCCTCTGCCTTCTTCCGATTTAAACTCATCAACTACACCATTCCCTTCCAAACCAACAGTTCTTCCCTTTCCCTCTACAAATCTCAACTTTTTCCGACCTCTCCCACCGCGCTTCTTCACAGAAGCACGGCCATTGTGTCTGCACTCGTCCCCGCTTTCGTGCTCATCCTTCTCCAAATACTCCACCCCCAAATTTCTGCTTCTCTTGCTTCGACGTTGCGCTCCATTCTGATTCAATTCAACTCCTTTAGCTTCCTCCccgtgtgttccattatgattTCCCAAAAccccctcctcctccgcctcccCTTCCTCCTTGGCGGCAGAAGCACCTCCGTCGCCGCCTTCCGCGGCCTTCACAGCCTCCAAATCAGTCTTCCTTTTCCTACCGCGCTTCTTCTTCTCAGTCATAGCAGCAACTACTTCCACTTCCATTTTCAACCCTTCACTCTGATTCTCCAAACCCACCTCCTCCGCCTCTAAAGCACCATCCTTTTCGACACTGGTGGTGGACCCATGATTTTCCGGCACCATTCTGGGTCTTCCTCTCCCTCTgcctctccctcttcctcttccccTCGCCATCACAGACACAAATCCtcaactctttctctctactctGGCTCTGGAAAGGAAAGCAAAAAGTGTGTTGTTTGCTTGTGGGAGAACTCAAAGAAACCTATTTATGGGAACCTTAAATGTCTCCCGGTTATTAAGGGGTTATGCGgggggcagagagagagagtggaaaGTACCGAAACGATGGGTCGGTCAGTGCCCCAGTTTAAACTTCAATACAAAACAGTGGgtgggagaggagagagagacacaCACAGAGAGGGAGGGCGGGggaattttgaaaaaatggcgCCACAGCTAAAATCCCATGAGGGATATTTTAACCTGTGATTTGAGTGCGGTAATTATTTTGGGAGGGAAGATGATATGGCCATGGAAACGCAGTCCAATGCCCTAACACTGTCGTCAAACCTAGTCATCGCCCTACGGGAACTGTAGTGCAGACCTAGAAAAGTACACACTCTTGTAAAATACAGAGAGACGTGAGTTTTCAAtttgctttttatattttttactttGCTTCTTATATTCAATTTGCTCCGGTGCCCTGATTACTTACAAATTATGTCATATTTCCtttcaaaaaaatttgttatttttaaggCTACAAGATTATAGTTACTAAATCATAAGTTAATCCGCAAGTAATTGTAGTTCAGCTTGTTAAAAGTATTCGTTCATGAATTTAAAATTCTGTGTTCAAATCTCGCTTTTCATATTTTAAATAGTTTTAtcataataaatttaattacaaaaGAATCTTCTTCATAATATTAAGAATATGTTGTGAGACTAAATTataaaagtgagagagagagagagagtacgataataaatgataaaattaaagaataaatgattaaaaattCATCACATAATTTTAGGATTTGTGACGTCTAGGTCATCACAAACTAACTTATAATTAGCATTTGAGCTTGAGAATATGTGAGGAATCACGTCATGCGTACAAAAGTATAGGTGGCGAATTGCAAATTCATCACACtctaggtaccgtttggtatgtGGAACGGGATGGAACAGAGTGGGACaaggcgttccgtcccacgtttggtgtgcctaaaacgggtggaacgcgctgttccacgggacgagttttgggtgaattttcatTCTGCCTCACCCCCTGAAACGACTCGTTCCATATCTgtagaacacaaaattataacatctatgtctccttcttcttcctctttgtttCCATCCTAGGAGATCTTTACTCTctctccgttccgtcccgtcctgtctcgtcccgtcccgtcccattccattcgggtgcgtttggtacgtgggacgggacgggacgaaacgagacgaggcgttccgtcccgcgtttggtgcgccaaaaatgggtggaacgggctgttccacgggacagattttgggtgtttttgcgttccacctcccccctggaacgggtttgttccacgtctgtggaacacaatgttttaccattttaagacaaatataccccatgtctttttcaaaaactacaccttcgttccgtcccgtctcgtcccgtcccgtcccgtcccgttccgtcccgtcccgtctgcgtaccaaacgcacccttctGTCACGTCatgtctgcataccaaacgataccttaggccatctccaaccgaagggtccagagggccagatggccgaaaatagccctaaaaccgtctccaaccgagggctaggccagagggctcgggaatctgggagggccccatgggatcggagagggcttgagggctggagggctggctgctttcggccagccagccagccccgggctggctatttctttttttaatgtttcttatttctgtcggttacaaccgacagaaataacatTTTGAATTCAAACTTCCAACGGCTAGCGCCACTAGCCGttgtaaatcctttttttttttttatgaatttaaaccttttttttttctttttttttctataacttcctataacttatattttacaaaatttgtttcaatttttttttaattctatttttttcctataacttatattttacaaaatttggttcatatttttttcatataacttctattttacaaaatttgtttcatatttttttttaaattccattttttcctataacttctatttcacaaaatttgtttcatattttttttaaattctatttttttcctataacttcctaagccattatacaacattaaattaaattaagtaacatgaaacaacattaaacaatatgaaacaacattaaataacattaaccgacataaaaattatacaacactaaccaacatgatttttaaataaaactaagttgtagtttttaaataataaattatgtttggccctatggccctttggccctcggttggagacggtttttttttacagggctaaaacgagccctctggccctctggccctcagttggagacggcggcaaatatggccatgtactgttcattaaaatattaatatcttggagaatcttag of Malus sylvestris chromosome 6, drMalSylv7.2, whole genome shotgun sequence contains these proteins:
- the LOC126627530 gene encoding lysine-specific demethylase JMJ29-like isoform X1 yields the protein MARGRGRGRGRGRGRPRMVPENHGSTTSVEKDGALEAEEVGLENQSEGLKMEVEVVAAMTEKKKRGRKRKTDLEAVKAAEGGDGGASAAKEEGEAEEEGVLGNHNGTHGEEAKGVELNQNGAQRRSKRSRNLGVEYLEKDEHESGDECRHNGRASVKKRGGRGRKKLRFVEGKGRTVGLEGNGVVDEFKSEEGRGDNGNRAPKKRDNGGREDEEDEQVGHSDDTDVEKEGLRRSKRADYSIRGVKDPPNQEERKVNKQSKKFVEEVSLMCHQCQRNDKGRVVRCKECKRKRFCIPCIQNWYPYTSEDAIAESCPVCRKNCNCKACLRLDYQSEKDVYPEFEVTKEEKVEHSKYLIHTLLPFLKRLNAEQVTEMEIEATRQGISPLELKTKKSDVDPDERVFCNNCKTSIFDFHRSCPGCSYDLCLICCGEIRDGRLQGGGEEMIMEYVSRGLDYLHGEEVKVKLPLEASPKSSVRSTFEWKPNDNGSISCPPKDMGGCGDGILELRCLFPENHLMELVKKAEEIDKTYKLMNASETGAGMCSCLKSVDDVNSSTKIRKAASRDASDDNYLYCPRAVDIQHEDLKHFQCHWVKGEPVIVSNVLETTLGLSWEPFVMWRACRQMQHIKHGQHLDVKTIDCLDWCEADINIHQFFTGYSQGRFDWKKWPQILKLKDWPPSTLFEKRLPRHGAEFINCLPFKDYTHPRNGYLNIATKLPDKYVKPDMGPKTYIAYGVAQELGRGDSVTKLHCDMSDAVNVLTHTTEVTLNPKQLATIEELKKKHFEQDQRELFGNCQTRVDCVESNNPDSGTSVQESDEPTVRHDGDISKWSQSVEEKIDHDENGENCEDLRNSVNKLEGSIEAEGGALWDIFRRQDVPKLQEYLRKHFKEFRHTHCCPLQQVIHPIHDQTFYLTVEHKKKLKEEYGIEPWTFIQKLGDAVFIPAGCPHQVRNLKSCIKVALDFVSPENVSECFQMTEEFRKLPPNHRAKEDKLEVKKMIVHAVEDALDPNARSKKTTGPSPKGKKGKKRGRKKAKIVKGKGGSSPVIKG
- the LOC126627530 gene encoding lysine-specific demethylase JMJ29-like isoform X2; this translates as MARGRGRGRGRGRGRPRMVPENHGSTTSVEKDGALEAEEVGLENQSEGLKMEVEVVAAMTEKKKRGRKRKTDLEAVKAAEGGDGGASAAKEEGEAEEEGVLGNHNGTHGEEAKGVELNQNGAQRRSKRSRNLGVEYLEKDEHESGDECRHNGRASVKKRGGRGRKKLRFVEGKGRTVGLEGNGVVDEFKSEEGRGDNGNRAPKKRDNGGREDEEDEQVGHSDDTDVEKEGLRRSKRADYSIRGVKDPPNQEERKVNKQSKKFVEEVSLMCHQCQRNDKGRVVRCKECKRKRFCIPCIQNWYPYTSEDAIAESCPVCRKNCNCKACLRLDYQSEKDVYPEFEVTKEEKVEHSKYLIHTLLPFLKRLNAEQVTEMEIEATRQGISPLELKTKKSDVDPDERVFCNNCKTSIFDFHRSCPGCSYDLCLICCGEIRDGRLQGGGEEMIMEYVSRGLDYLHGEEVKVKLPLEASPKSSVRSTFEWKPNDNGSISCPPKDMGGCGDGILELRCLFPENHLMELVKKAEEIDKTYKLMNASETGAGMCSCLKSVDDVNSSTKIRKAASRDASDDNYLYCPRAVDIQHEDLKHFQCHWVKGEPVIVSNVLETTLGLSWEPFVMWRACRQMQHIKHGQHLDVKTIDCLDWCEADINIHQFFTGYSQGRFDWKKWPQILKLKDWPPSTLFEKRLPRHGAEFINCLPFKDYTHPRNGYLNIATKLPDKYVKPDMGPKTYIAYGVAQELGRGDSVTKLHCDMSDAVNVLTHTTEVTLNPKQLATIEELKKKHFEQDQRELFGNCQTRVDCVESNNPDSGTSVQESDEPTVRHDGDISKWSQSVEEKIDHDENGENCEDLRNSVNKLEGSIEAEGGALWDIFRRQDVPKLQEYLRKHFKEFRHTHCCPLQQVNC